Proteins encoded by one window of Salmonirosea aquatica:
- a CDS encoding nSTAND1 domain-containing NTPase yields MELVFLFVATYFFQNRRMKVFLSYNSKNRAFAEAIAANLTRDGFALFFDKESIVAGDDWSNTIREGIEHSTAALILIGEEGIGPWQAKEVLTVASKQTSTPEVPYHIIPVALPSISKKTAYTPDWVLVNYQWVQYADPNDQHAYTQIVKGLRASTDKNGSSQRGENPYKGLQSFQVDDDSRFFGRTYELNQVFHDKLRFHVSIKNHNFLAVVAESGSGKSSFMQAGILAALKKGQFQGSGQWRRVTLKPGSDPLLELSTTVRREGLISDSLAFEERVLRDPDALLRTIKEQNATWVMYVDQFEEVLTQHPKTDDKTQKEKYEKRRTAFLANLTQAIETEKAVVLLSLRSDYYTHFGAYPGFKSLLESQNFTLPPIRLEEGEDWKNNQVLKDIISKSALNAGVLVDPDLEKQLIHALRGVHGKLPILQLTLDMLWKQIAPDARQITLTDFAQISKNQDLAGIIQTHADQVVDNLTTNRTDSRKLDLIRRIFVPHLVEISDGREDVRRTAGKEELLAISGFDSNEVEAILGDLSGEKARLITVDGNKVDVLHEAIIREWPLLKGWIDARREAFAYLDKLRDKAAEFEKGNEPTLGWGQLKKAKAWRSSNPDLTNGDIDVFIQKSRTRYRRDAGIALAMFLVILLGTWVGYPIYQRNQLIKVFKSPPLDSLWEASGGHLDSIHILYINKSNIHLLQTKLHYLHHLHYVRVQGTSEQNLSFLEDLTSLDSLMIDGNLSLSGLEKLAGLQSLRILDNDSLRSLSVLKKLKGLKYLTVSNSVSLSGLEKLTGLKSLTVYGNNSLLSRSGLERLTGLKSLTVYGNNSLSGLEKLTSLQSLTVSGNESLLSLSGQEVLTVSNSVSLSGLEKLTGLKSLTVYGDNSLLSRSGLERLTGLKSLTVYGNNSLSGLEKLTSLQSLMVSGNESLLSLSGLEKLTGLQSLTVGLNYSLRSLSGLGKLTGLKSLKVYGNNSLRSLNGLEKLTGLKSLAVSGNESLLSQSGLEKLMDLKSLAVYGNISLSGLDKLTGLKSLTISGNNSLSGLEKLTSLQSLTVFHKDSLRSLRIPENLKSLKSLTVSFNDSLRSLKGLDKLTRLKSLSVYDNDFLSSLSGLERIQSPKVLELGSKEFNLLKDQIYKFKNLEELIVPSDVKVDYEKLSKNNPGIKLIRENF; encoded by the coding sequence ATGGAACTCGTTTTCCTTTTTGTCGCAACCTACTTTTTTCAAAACCGGCGGATGAAGGTTTTCCTTTCCTACAATTCAAAGAATCGGGCATTTGCCGAGGCAATCGCCGCTAATCTGACGCGCGACGGCTTCGCGCTGTTTTTTGATAAGGAAAGTATTGTCGCCGGGGACGATTGGTCCAATACCATTAGGGAGGGAATAGAGCATAGTACTGCCGCCCTGATCTTAATCGGGGAGGAAGGCATTGGACCCTGGCAGGCCAAAGAAGTACTTACCGTTGCCAGCAAGCAAACGTCCACACCGGAAGTCCCTTATCACATTATTCCGGTGGCGCTGCCCTCCATCAGCAAAAAAACCGCCTATACCCCGGATTGGGTGTTGGTTAACTACCAGTGGGTGCAGTATGCCGATCCGAACGACCAGCACGCCTACACCCAAATTGTCAAAGGCCTGCGGGCTTCTACCGACAAGAATGGAAGTAGCCAGAGGGGCGAAAACCCTTATAAGGGTCTGCAAAGCTTTCAGGTGGACGATGACTCCCGCTTCTTTGGCCGAACCTACGAGCTTAACCAGGTCTTTCACGACAAACTCCGCTTTCATGTTTCTATCAAAAACCACAATTTTCTGGCCGTCGTAGCCGAGTCCGGCTCGGGGAAATCTTCCTTTATGCAGGCGGGTATCCTAGCGGCGCTCAAGAAGGGTCAGTTTCAGGGCAGCGGGCAGTGGAGGCGGGTTACGCTGAAGCCCGGTTCCGATCCGCTGCTGGAATTATCGACTACAGTAAGAAGGGAAGGGCTTATTTCTGATTCCCTCGCCTTTGAGGAAAGGGTACTCCGGGACCCGGATGCATTGCTGCGCACGATAAAAGAGCAGAACGCTACCTGGGTGATGTACGTGGATCAGTTCGAAGAGGTGCTCACCCAGCATCCCAAAACGGATGACAAAACCCAAAAAGAGAAATACGAAAAGCGCCGCACGGCTTTTCTGGCCAATCTGACCCAGGCCATCGAGACCGAAAAAGCCGTGGTGCTGCTCTCTCTGCGGAGCGACTACTACACCCACTTTGGGGCGTATCCGGGCTTTAAATCCTTGCTCGAGAGCCAAAACTTTACTCTGCCGCCCATCCGCCTTGAGGAAGGAGAGGACTGGAAAAACAACCAGGTTCTCAAAGACATCATCTCCAAATCAGCCCTGAACGCCGGCGTGCTAGTAGACCCCGATCTGGAAAAACAGCTTATCCACGCGCTGCGGGGAGTACACGGCAAACTCCCGATTTTGCAGCTTACGCTGGATATGCTCTGGAAGCAAATAGCACCGGACGCCCGCCAGATAACCTTAACGGATTTTGCCCAAATCTCCAAAAACCAGGATTTGGCTGGTATCATTCAGACACACGCGGACCAAGTAGTGGATAATCTGACCACCAACCGAACCGATTCCCGCAAACTCGACCTGATCCGGCGGATATTCGTACCGCATCTAGTTGAGATTAGTGACGGAAGAGAAGATGTGCGGCGCACCGCCGGTAAAGAAGAACTGCTTGCGATTAGTGGTTTTGACTCCAATGAAGTAGAAGCTATTCTTGGTGATTTAAGCGGCGAAAAAGCCCGGCTCATTACGGTGGATGGCAATAAGGTGGATGTGTTGCATGAGGCAATTATCCGAGAATGGCCTTTGCTTAAGGGCTGGATTGACGCCCGGCGAGAGGCATTCGCTTACCTGGACAAACTCCGGGATAAAGCAGCAGAGTTTGAAAAAGGAAATGAGCCGACGCTGGGCTGGGGGCAGCTAAAAAAAGCGAAGGCCTGGCGCAGCAGCAATCCTGATCTTACGAATGGGGACATCGATGTCTTTATCCAAAAAAGCAGAACTCGGTACCGTAGGGATGCTGGAATTGCACTAGCTATGTTTCTAGTAATATTACTTGGCACTTGGGTGGGGTACCCTATTTATCAAAGAAATCAACTTATTAAAGTTTTCAAATCTCCGCCTCTGGACTCACTATGGGAAGCTTCCGGAGGGCATTTAGACTCAATCCACATTCTTTACATAAACAAGAGTAACATTCATTTGCTTCAAACTAAATTACACTATTTACACCATTTACATTATGTGCGTGTACAAGGCACGAGCGAGCAGAATCTGTCATTCTTAGAAGATTTAACCTCGCTTGACTCGCTGATGATCGATGGTAACCTTTCCCTGAGTGGGCTGGAGAAGCTGGCGGGCCTGCAATCGCTGAGGATTTTAGATAACGACTCCCTGCGCAGCTTAAGCGTTTTAAAGAAGCTCAAGGGCCTGAAATATCTGACAGTTTCAAATAGCGTTTCCCTGAGCGGCTTGGAGAAACTGACGGGCCTGAAATCGTTGACAGTTTATGGTAACAATTCCCTACTCAGCAGGAGCGGTCTGGAGAGGTTGACAGGCCTGAAATCTTTGACGGTTTATGGTAACAATTCCCTGAGCGGTCTGGAGAAGTTGACGAGCCTGCAATCGCTGACGGTTTCAGGTAACGAATCCCTACTTAGCCTGAGCGGCCAGGAAGTGCTGACAGTTTCAAATAGCGTTTCCCTGAGCGGCTTGGAGAAACTGACGGGCCTGAAATCGTTGACAGTTTATGGTGACAATTCCCTACTCAGCAGGAGCGGTCTGGAGAGGTTGACAGGCCTGAAATCTTTGACGGTTTATGGTAACAATTCCCTGAGCGGCTTGGAGAAGTTGACGAGCCTGCAATCGCTGATGGTTTCAGGTAACGAATCCCTACTTAGCCTGAGCGGCCTGGAAAAGCTGACGGGATTGCAATCGTTAACTGTTGGTCTTAACTATTCCCTACGCAGCCTGAGCGGACTGGGGAAGTTGACGGGCCTGAAATCGTTGAAAGTTTATGGTAACAATTCCCTACGCAGCCTGAACGGATTAGAGAAGTTGACGGGCTTGAAATCACTGGCAGTTTCAGGTAACGAGTCCCTACTCAGCCAGAGCGGTCTGGAAAAGCTGATGGACTTGAAATCTTTGGCGGTTTATGGTAACATTTCCCTGAGCGGACTGGATAAGCTGACGGGCTTGAAATCGCTGACAATTTCAGGTAACAATTCCTTGAGCGGCCTGGAGAAGTTGACGAGCCTGCAATCGCTGACGGTTTTTCATAAAGATTCCCTGCGCAGCTTGCGCATTCCAGAGAATCTGAAAAGTCTAAAATCGCTAACGGTTTCATTTAACGATTCCCTGCGCAGCCTGAAAGGATTGGATAAGCTGACGCGCCTGAAATCGCTTTCAGTTTATGATAACGATTTCCTGAGTAGCTTAAGCGGCCTGGAGAGAATACAAAGTCCTAAAGTACTGGAACTAGGATCAAAGGAATTCAATCTTTTAAAAGATCAAATATATAAATTTAAAAACCTGGAAGAGCTGATTGTACCATCAGATGTAAAAGTGGACTATGAAAAACTCAGTAAAAACAATCCAGGAATTAAATTAATTAGAGAAAACTTTTAA
- a CDS encoding collagen-like triple helix repeat-containing protein, whose amino-acid sequence MIRKLLFLCLVGALPFLTSCDKLKGDQGEIGPQGEIGPKGDPGEPGDPAGAVQFSTDTISTDANGSLSFGLTLTQDVASSVENGVVLVYAKSSGYWFPLPGIVPFGTEISNFTYAYGVENLDLNFLMFQLDETPKKRFFNNIRIVVVPAQNARLNGNIDYKNYEEVRKAFNLAP is encoded by the coding sequence ATGATTCGCAAACTACTTTTCCTGTGCCTGGTTGGGGCACTTCCTTTTTTAACGTCCTGTGATAAACTCAAAGGGGATCAAGGAGAAATCGGCCCACAGGGCGAAATCGGCCCCAAAGGCGATCCCGGTGAACCGGGCGACCCTGCTGGGGCCGTGCAGTTTTCGACCGATACGATCTCGACAGATGCCAACGGTTCACTGAGCTTCGGCCTTACACTTACGCAGGATGTCGCCAGCAGTGTTGAAAATGGCGTGGTATTGGTGTATGCCAAAAGCTCCGGTTATTGGTTCCCGCTACCAGGCATAGTACCCTTTGGCACTGAAATCTCCAACTTTACCTATGCGTATGGGGTAGAAAACCTCGACCTCAATTTTCTCATGTTCCAACTGGATGAAACGCCCAAAAAGCGATTTTTCAATAACATCCGGATCGTAGTCGTGCCTGCCCAAAATGCCCGACTCAACGGAAACATTGATTATAAGAATTACGAAGAAGTCAGAAAAGCCTTCAACCTGGCTCCCTGA